Proteins from one Sylvia atricapilla isolate bSylAtr1 chromosome 1, bSylAtr1.pri, whole genome shotgun sequence genomic window:
- the POLR1F gene encoding DNA-directed RNA polymerase I subunit RPA43: MAVPREPPPAPALPPAAAPSFAAARALLARRYSCLVAAPRRRHVALPPRFLGRKRSGIRAQLDAELLRYSESLQGVPVAYDNIKVVGELGDIYDDQGFIHLNIEADFIIFSPKKGKKLVGVINKVAPTHIGCLIHGCFNASIPKPEQMSIVQWQELGLKIGDELKFQVLHLDSDTAGVFFIRGGLTKSSMRPKKSEAVAETTNGNEIQVLDHQENGLNNCGEDNVTEEPLNEMGNLGRENVEEQSVDAVNGLCDDKKKKKKKKKDKEGEQELVLPASDSSGYQSDHKKSKKKKRKHCDEVEESELSQLSEKPKAKKKRD; encoded by the exons ATGGCCGTgccgcgggagccgccgcccgccccggcgctgccgcccgccgccgccccgtCCTTCGCGGCGGCCCGCGCGCTGCTGGCGCGGCGCTACTCGTGCCTGGTGGCGGCGCCGCGCCGGCGGCACGTGGCGCTGCCCCCGCGCTTCCTGGGCCGCAAGCGCTCCGGCATCCGCGCGCAGCTGGACGCCGAGCTCCTGCGCTACTCCGAGAG CCTGCAGGGCGTGCCGGTGGCTTACGACAACATCAAAGTGGTGGGGGAGCTCGGCGACATCTACGATGACCAGGGATTCATCCACCTGAACATCGAGGCGGACTTCATCATCTTCAGCCCCAAGAAAGGGAAGAAGCTGGTG ggTGTAATTAATAAAGTGGCCCCTACTCATATTGGCTGCCTGATACATGGGTGCTTCAATGCATCTATCCCTAAGCCTGAACAAATGTCCATTGTACAGTGGCAAGAGCTGGGGTTAAAAATAGGAGATGAGCTGAAATTTCAAGTGTTGCACTTGGATTCTGATACAGCTGGGGTGTTCTTCATTCGAGGAGGACTCACTAAAAGCAG CATGCGGCCCAAAAAATCGGAGGCAGTCGCTGAAACTACGAATGGGAATGAAATTCAAGTGCTTGACCACCAGGAAAATGGCTTGAATAACTGTGGGGAAGATAATGTCACAGAAGAGCCTTTAAATGAGATGGGTAACCTTGGCAGGGAAAATGTAGAAGAGCAAAGTGTTGATGCTGTGAATGGATTATGTGAtgataaaaagaagaagaagaaaaagaaaaaggacaaggaaggagagcaggaacTTGTATTGCCTGCTAGTGACTCCAGTGGTTACCAAAGTGACCataaaaagtcaaagaaaaagaaaagaaagcattgtGATGAAGTTGAAGAAAGTGAATTATCTCAGCTGTCAGAAAAACCCaaagctaaaaagaaaagggaCTGA